A single genomic interval of Alkalibaculum bacchi harbors:
- the mobC gene encoding plasmid mobilization relaxosome protein MobC yields the protein MSESKAVKFRLKEDELIRAKLIAEHFGITINALAKYLVLNLKEPKLKIVKDKEFEERLKKKEVNKEIGAIGNNINQIARKVNSLTSYQLKENVEKILHELREIRNETRQLTGKSILSEDDFEESFKSKRKTPKRSFFN from the coding sequence ATGTCAGAATCAAAAGCTGTAAAATTTAGATTAAAAGAAGATGAACTAATTAGAGCAAAACTCATCGCTGAACATTTCGGAATTACGATTAACGCTCTAGCTAAATATCTAGTTTTAAATTTAAAAGAGCCAAAGTTGAAAATCGTAAAAGATAAAGAGTTCGAAGAACGTTTAAAGAAAAAAGAAGTAAATAAAGAAATTGGTGCGATTGGAAATAATATCAATCAAATTGCTCGAAAAGTTAATTCATTAACTTCTTATCAACTTAAGGAAAATGTAGAAAAAATATTACATGAATTAAGAGAAATTCGAAATGAAACTAGACAGTTGACAGGAAAATCTATCTTATCAGAAGATGACTTTGAAGAATCGTTTAAGTCAAAAAGAAAAACACCTAAAAGAAGTTTTTTTAACTAA